The Acropora muricata isolate sample 2 chromosome 4, ASM3666990v1, whole genome shotgun sequence genome contains the following window.
TTCCCCAATAAAATCCAGTTGAATTGAGGTACAGTAACAGCTATTACCATTGCAACATTCCAAACTTGTCCTCTTGTTGTAGGCAGTGGCAACAAGATGTTACAGGCAATACCAGGGCGATGGCCAAACTAAAAGCAAGTGCAGAAACTTGTAAACATGTTCTGTCGTCCAGAGATACTGCAACCTGTGCAATTGAGTCTCTTTATGGTGGGGTTGACTTGAACAGCAAAGTTTCAAGGTATTGTCTAGACACACTTTGAATGCAGAAACAGATGACGAAAAGCTTGAAATCTGCTTTATTGTTTTCTGGTTAAAACTTCATGATGAGTTATAGCCACTGATGTTTCccactgtctttttttttttcgggtgtGCTCAAATTTTTTAGGGCTCGATTTGAATCGCTTTGTTTAAGTTTATTTCAACAAAGTCTTGCCGCAATTGACAGAGTACTCATCAAAGCCAGAGTTTCAAAAGAGAACATTGACCAGGTAAGATGCTCTTTGGTTTCACAGTTtcatgttttatttgtcttatgTTATTTTGTTGCCTGCGGTGGACCTTGAAAGATTATTTCTTTGCTTGTAAGGTTATCTTAGTTGGTGGCTCAGCTCGCATTCCCAGGATACAACAGTTAGTGCAAGAATATTTTGTGGATAAAGAGGTGTTACACTCCATTAATCCAGATGGAGTGTTGGCTTATGGAGCTGCTATTCAGGTATAATGAATCTCGTATGATGCTAAGTTGACAGACGAGCACTGATAGACTAACTTATTGGGTTGGCTGACCTTAGAAGCTGAATAAGTGACTGAAAAACTTGTGGGATGCTAAAAATCCTTGTACTACTCCCGAAGATTTGCGTGTTTCAGATTTCATTCCCAGATATTTGTTGTCATGAATTTCTCTTGCTTTGTATAGGCCTCTTTGCTTCAAGGTCGGGAAGACGAATTAAATAACGATGAAGATGAAGTAGAGTGTACATCTAAAACTATAAGTGTCGAGGTAAAACCGAAAAGTTACTTATTCATGGACTCTAATGTTCACTTCGTTAGTTCAGTAGCAGGATGACCATCATGATGCAATGTCAATAAGCCTCCTGCCGCAGTCTAATTGCCCTTATTTTCAGCCCATTGTTATAGGATTGATGGTTGCTTTCTGTTAGGGACTTTCTTGATCGACGACTATTAAGTATTTGACCGTGTTATAGGCAgttttcagtaatttttttaaacaatttttcgtTCAACAGCTTGACGACTCCGAGTCACTCATGTGTCCGATTATTCATAAATACTCACCCATTCCCACTAGGACAACACACACTTTTACAACCGCAGCCGATAATCAGGTTAGTCAcgttttgctgtttgtttttataacatATTCAAAAGTAAGGATACCTCAGTGACATGTTGTAACGATTACCTAAAGCTCAATTTGCCTCATACGTCCCACGAACAGACGAATTGGATGAgttaaatttgtctttttacacggttcctttttttttttaagccattTTCTGTTTCTTCTCCGTGTAGGAGACTGTCCGTTTGTGTGTATATGAAGTAGAGGAAGAGGACATTCCTGGGGGATGTGGAAGGAATCTTGTCGCAAAGGTTGGTCAAAATTAGCTACACTGTAAGTTGTGGGTAACCCGCTCCAACCATTTCGCTAGAGTTTCGCGGACCGTTCAACTCTCTTCATTAAGAATAAGATGCAACTTGTAGATATTTGCAAAATATTCGATTTCCACCTGTAGGATTAGGAATGAAATTCCTTTGCAATGTCAGTAAGTGTGTGTTTGCTGTGCAGTAAGTGTGTGTTTTGGATTGTCTTGCTCGATGATTTGTTTATAAAAATGTCCCGCCAATAAACCTGCCAATCAGAGACAGAAAGAGGCAGAAAGCTTGTTTTCCCGCCTTTAACGCAGGTTGCACGCCGCGTTTATTGCGCGCCGATTGGCTTCTATTCTTAAATTTTGGTATTACTGCTCATTTTTAAAAAACACGATGATAGCGGTCGGTTATGTTtggttaattttttattgtggtCACTTGTTGTTGTATTATTTCGTTGTAGATGACAGTAACTTAATCCTGTAAACTGTGTGTATGTTTACTTTGTCTCTCTCCAGGTTGTTCTTGAAGGAATTCCTCCAATGGCAAAAGGACAAGCGAATATTGTCGGGACTTTTCATGTCAGAAGGTGAGGTGTTTCGTTGTTATTTTCATTGAATGTTGTTTGCATAAAACATGCATTTTAATACTGACATAAAAGAAGTACGTGATTGAACTATTGCAGGCACTAAGGTGGAAATATTACGAAAATACGATATTTGACGTGAACTCACTGCCCCATTGTTTGCATTCATTTCGATGCATTATAGCAAAATAATGATTGAGGATTACGAGATAGCTAGGGAACTCAGAAGACTGACAGATATTGAATGTGGAAAATTAATCCACACTGAGACCCACTGAGCTTTTTTGAAAAAGCCATGGCTGGGAGCTATTGAACAATGATACACTGTTGGGAATCGAATTGTTTGATTCATTCAAGTACTGTAACACCTATTTTCAGGTCAGCGGTCATTTTAGCGGTTTAGCCTGCGTGCGACGCCAGCTGCAGTAAATTTTAACTCTGGCAAATTCATTTAAAGAGGTGTCTATCCAATGGTGACtcagaaacaagaaaaacatcatTTATGTGCACTTTTTGTGCGAGTTATCAAAGCAATTAGCGCGGGCCTaataagtatttttttcttttgccgtgttttatttttgaattaGGGATGGTTCTCTTCACATTCATTTGGTGGAAACGACGTCTCAGAAATCCGCCGATATGACTGTTGACTCCATATAGCTGATTAGCTTGTACAGAATTTAGGAGATTAAATTTTATCTTTGGTTATGCACTGAAACAATGCCGTTGTTATTTTTATGGCTTTACTTTTCAATACATAACGCGTGCAGTAATCGGGGCATAACAGTTTGTTGAGTCGGTGTTGCTTGAGAAAAGTCAACGCTTGCAACCTTGGCCAGTGTcgatttttgcaattttataaGAAGAGTGAACTACTCTTGGAATTTATTATCTTTACTGTTGTTGGTGTtgctttttaacttttttcgcttttttgaTCGGTTCGGGTTTTTGTCAAAAAGCCCAATCTACCTTTGAGGAAACGAATGTACGTATCTCAACAAATCCGAGTTGTTTCCTTATTTTTGTAAAGGTTGTAGTAACTAAATATCTCACAATTCATGCTTTGTGAGGGCAATTTTTAATGTGTCTCAGACTCTTTTTTAACGGTCGTTCTCTGTTTATAAAAATCCGCTCAGAAAAGCAAAACGCGCGTAGAAttcaaactgaactgaaactCAACCGGAGCAGGGAGATTTTAGGCCCGTTTACACTACGGAAAAATTGGGTACAGACCCGACAAGAAAAGAGTACGGATCTCACATTTTTGCCTGTTGATCATGTCTTTTGGCATGGGTACGGACCCGTGCTTTTTTCGGTTTTGGGGCCATAGACATCTATGGCcctaaaaccaaaaaaaacacgGGTCCGGACCAGTTTCTTGATTCTTACGTCAGCTTGCGTAATAATTTCGCTAATGGCATGCGCAGTACCGTAGAGTCACCTTAAAAAGAGGTCCGGACACCAAAGTGTGTGGTGTAAACGCAACCTTATAAACTTAGTCCTTAGCCCACTTTTTGTCCGACCTATGGTAAATTGTTATCTGTGTAAACAGGCTAAATTTATGCGGTCCGTATCTGTCTTTACAAGTGTCCGGACTCAATTTTCTGTCTTGTAAATGGCCCTAAAAGTTCCAATGCTGCAGTCAGACTAAatctatttttctttgaagaaatGCCATTTGATTACTTGAAATAAGATAAATGGATTTAACTTTGAGGCGCCATTGACTACTGATTGTCAACACATTCACCTAATAAGTTCATTTTCGGGAAATAAACAATAATGACTTCCTTTGTTTCAAGATTTATGTCGCCAAGAAGTCAATTTTCCCTGCACGAGGGAGAGTTAGGTGAAATCATCACCCACTGAGGTGGATCGTGTTAAACCATTTCAAACAACATAATGACTGTCATGTCTTTTATTTTATCGTTTTGCGATGATTTAAATTCATAATTTTTGTAGTTATTACTCTGTAACTTTTCAGCTGACCTAGTGTGCGGATTTTTTGCTTACGCACCCACACTTAAAGCTATTTTGAGACGGCTCTAATAATTATAGAATAACGTGATATACAGCAAGTTTAATTTATCGACATTCTCACTttagttgtttatttgtttcatgTTTCGCATCCGTAAGCAAATCCATTTTTTTTCGACTTGTACATGACCGGAAGTCGAGATGTTTGTCGCTAGTCCTTCATTTCCGCCTTCAAATCCTCTATATTCAATAGTTTCGTGAAGTTAATAAAGTGGGCAAACCTCAAATCCTTGAAACTATTTTTAGCTCTCTTGCTAATCATCTCTTTGAAATACATATTACAATTTACACCAACAAAATGCTGAAAGAAGCCGAAAGCAGGCCGTGGCAAATAGTTTGTTTAATCGCGGTCATTTTGGTATCAACTTTTATTAATGCGTTCTCACCGAAGTAATCTCTTGAACATAATTCGATGTTACTGAGAATTCGTTACTGTAAAGTCGTCTTAAGGAAATTTTCCGAACCCTCTTCCTCCTTTACTCAATGGTACTTTGTTGCGGCTTGGATGAAGGCCATGTTCGTTAGGGAAGTTTCTTTATGGAAAAATTCCAGCCTTATAATGATATCAGTGGATGCTACGCATTTTTTCAGGAGCAGGGAAGTTAACGTCTTCAATGagttgtttattttgttatgtttatCGCTGGATGGACCCATTGGCTTCCTCTGAGCCAATGGAAGTAAGTATGCCCAAACCCCTTTTTTCCATCTTATATTTACTCCGTCTGTCATGAACATGATATTACAGTTAATGTCTATCTTTTTAAGCTATGATCTTGACTGTTGTCTCTTCCTGGTTCTCGGCTTACGTCTCTTGTTTCAAACCTTTGGTCCGTCAAAGTTCCTCATCGAATAGGCCGACCTTGCTTCTTTCAAACATTGTCCATAAGCTGTGTAAATTATTTTAACCGGCAATATGTTCGTACGGCGGTTTTCTTAACCTCGTGGTACGTTGGGCTCTTTTCGTTTTATTTTAAGTTTACTTCCCAGTTACTTACATGCTGTCCTTATGCTAGTAGTTTGTAGATCTGGCAGTCCATATGTCGTGTTTGTAGCAACTGTATGATCCCAGTTGAATATTCTGCAACTCAGTCCGACCTTCCTGTGTTCAGTTTGAATGACATGGAACACAATAACTTCGAGTCGGCGGAGTTGCATTCGCAGCCACAAACCGGTGAAATAACGTTGATTCAAGTATAACGAGGCTTACTCTGAATTCTTAGAAGCTTTTTGAAGGCGTCCCTAAACTCCCGATTCAAAAACGAGTACAGAATAGGGTTGAGTGCGGAGTTCATGTACGCCACAACAAGTAGCGAGTTAAAAACTTCCGGCAAAAGGGCGATGCAGTATTGACAGAGGGAAGTAATGGTTGAAACCAAAGTGAAAGGGACCCAACATAGGAGAAAAGTTGACACAATAATGGCGATTGTCTTTGCCGCTTTAATATTCCTTTTCAGGCGTTTCTTTTCAGAGGTCATGGTGCCAGAATCCTCGTTGGAGCAAGATGTTGCAGCGGTGGTGACCGGGACCTCATGCTGCACAAGCCTTTGTGCATGCGCTCTAGCGATCAGATAGATTTTGAAATAGATCACACACATCACCATTGTgggaaaaatgaaattcatcgCCGAGCTCACTACGGAATAGTAAGGACTGATATTAAAATAGCACATTCCATCCCGAACGCTTTGTTCATAATAGGGCCAACCAGCCATCCCAGCAACTGTAAACGCGAAGGAGTAGAGCCAAATTGCTGCTATGATAGCCATAGCGCGTCTCGGTCTCATTTTGTCGTAGTATCGGAGAGGACTACTGATTGCTTGGTACCTGTCAATGCTGACCGCCATAAGATTAAGTATGGACGTCGGTGCAGCGATCAGATAAGCGAAGGTCCAGAAATTGCAGACAAACTCTCCGTGATTCCAGCCCAATGGTTTCAAAAGAACTTGAACATCAAAAGGCATTGAGAATGATGCTGTCAAAAGATCAGAAATCGCCAGAGAGAATATGAAGTAGTTGGTGGTCTTTCGTAAGCGCCTGTTCAGTGAAATAGCCAGGCATACGAGTAAGTTTCCACAGATCGCagtgacaatgatgatgacatAAACGGAGATGATTACAATGAGGAAGCGTTTGTCGTAAACGTCGTTATGACTGGTTGTAGAGTTACAAGGCGACTCTGTTGAAGTGTTATTAACTTCCATTTTGAAAGCGCTGAATTGTTTTAGTAGGTCGCTTTCAAACGGTTCAACGCGACTGATGTGCAGTTACCTATGAGTTGCTGTGCACGTCCTGTTTCGAAAGTCGCTTGTCACAATGTTGACATCCCAACGGTTACAGTTTTCCTTTAGCTTATAGCTAGTGTATTTTCGACAGCTAAGGTTATCAACAAGTTCACAGTCCTTGGTGTGTTGTGTACGTGTGAGCCTCTGTTTCCTACGAAAAGGCTCTTTGTTCTTCTCATCCACTCTTGAAGCGCATACAACCGAAAGAAAACCTTGGTAAACACAATTTTCCTCTCAGTTGAGTTCTAAATTAATTGTTTGATGCAGTTGGTTTTCTTCATATCTGTGTGGGCAATCAAGTAGGCGAGTTTCTGTTGTCGCTTTCTTCTCAAGGTCACAGTTTCGATTACCTTCAGCTTGTTGGAGTATGCTTTCGTGTTTGTGTATATTCTCGTATTTCCTCGCTGATTATGATGTTTTGGTTGCCTGACTTTTAGAGCACAAGAGTCGGGGCTTCCCTCTGGAACACCTGGTAACAAAAACAAGGAGCAGGTATAGTTATCTCATTTCCAAGCGCGATGCTGAGTGATAAACTACGAAAATGTCACAAAAGTAGATAACTATCCGTGATGTTCTCTGTGCCTGTATTATTTCTGCACAAAGGCCTACCCGCTCTCATTACGACATAACTTTAAATAGTTAATCCTTCTTTAAACGTTTTTGTCGTCAATTACATttaattggccattttttgacTTCATTTATCCTCATTTGTTTGAAGAAGATTCTTTGATGGTCCAGAATGGACATATTTTATTTCTCATATACGTTATGCGATTTCTGTCCTCAACTTTGACGTCAAGTCGAGTTGCCACTTATTTATCAGATGGATGAACGCGATGCTCTTCAACCAAAACTGAGTATTACTCCATGCATGCTTTTCTATCTATTAATCCTATCGTGATGGCATTACATTCATTCGAAATATTACTTGTGAGATAAGCATTTCAAGAAAGAACGATGTTTTCAACATATGCGCAAATAACTGAGGTGGAAACACGTAAAACCACGACGTAGATGTGGATGAAAGTAGAAGAAGTTTCAGAGtattcacttcaaaacatttaaTTGTCCTAGACGGGCGCTTTTAATAAAGGCCACAGTTTTGAGAGACCTCAGTCGAAAACGACTTTCGGGGTCACTATTAGTAGATCCAAATAGCTATCACTGGTCAAGTAGTTAAGAGTATCTTTCAATAAAGTGCAGAGGCTCATTGTAAAAAAAACCCAATTAGGATCGTAAATAATGGTGTAACTATTCACTTCAAAAAGAAGGTGTACAGTTATTTTAGGCTGTATAAATTCAGTGCCTTTCCTatcacttaatttttttgtagCGATTCCATTTTGCGAAGTTGACACGCCGTTCACAGTTCAAGTGAGCTTAACGTGCGAACGATTAAAtacttgtattgtttttgtattttatgaCTAGTAAATGtcttaaaatttgaaataattattaaggtgCTGAAGTTACCAATATCTCGTAGAATAATCGTCACTCGGTGAAGTCCTGAAATGTCTTGATGGCGTCTCTTCTTATTACACTTCCCAAGACGAGAAAACACGACCTTGAGGCGTCatgcttttgttttttagatTATTTGTGATCGACGTTTTTGTGTTGAATACGGTCTGGAATCCAATGACACGaacaaaaagtaaaaccaatTGCTATTACGAGATTGTTCCAGAGTTTAATTGTTCTCCTTGCCGTCTGAATCTGTGCCAGATTGTGTTCAATGTGGAAAGTTCAATTCTATCCGATTACTCTCTATATCTTGGGCACTCTTGTAAGGGTTTAGTGAAATGCGCTGTCGTCGCGCTGGTGCGGATGCTTACCAGTTGTTTGCGAGCTGGGAAAGGATTACCCAACGATCAAAATCATCTGAAAGTCTCTGGCGCAAATTCTTTAATCTCTATATCTGATAACGAATATAAAGAAGTACCTTTATAAGCTAGAAGAAAATGATCTGGTTGGATTTCGTAACTTAAAATTTAGcttgaattttgaaatttaagcaaTAAAATCTCAGGAAAACTGGTAACTGACGTTTACCTGCCGTAAAATTCtagttattcttttttttcactgccAACGATcattttgtgcaaaagtgaCAGACCTCGGAAAGTGATCGTCAGGCCGCAAATTGCGAAATTTGCTGGCAGCCCTTCCCGGCTCAGAAAAAGAGGGAACGAGATTGATCCAAACACTCGGTCGTGAGTGGAACGGCGATTTACTATGTAATACCAGGCTTTGTGGAAGAGCTTTCTCCTTTGGCCCAACCGACGAATAATTAGTTTTAAAAACGCATTTGAATTGTATCGTCGTGAGTTAAGACAAATTGACAGTACTATTGACGATTTTCCTTTTAGCAAACGGACTTTAATTACTAAGAACTACAATGTACTCAGTGATAATATCATTACGCAACATAATAAACCTTCCAGTCTTCCCAAACGTGTCAACACGTAACTTGAGATCTGTAAATTGACTTTAAGTAAAATATCAACTTGTTTAGGCAGGATTCGGAAATGGTTTTAAAGAGACGGGAAGTTTGAGCATTGGACATGTGATGTCTAGTTTTGATCACCTGGATATATAGTCTCTAGTTTTTATCCTCGGCTGTCCACATGTGTGTATTTATATAGTTAGCTAAGGGTTCTATGATTCTTATGTTTTACGTTTAGTTCGCGGCAAAGCCCTCTCTACGTATGCCCTTTATTGACCATAAAAGGCTCTTTTATATTACTATACAACCACTAACTGCTTTTGGTTTGTTGGGTTCGTTTTACTGACTCCGGAAATCCCGTCAAGTTAAgtgatttataatttatgcaataTCTCGCTGTTCATCTACTCAGAACTAGTTATTTAACATAAACTGATCGCTGTAAGCCTCAAGCATGAAAGTAAGAACGTCGTAAAACTAAGACGTCGGGCCAAGGTTCAAAAAACGCCTTCATGATGAACAAGAAACAATGCATGTCCAGACGAAAGAATCTTCATTTTTTGAGGCTCTAAGTCTTAGCCTTGTATGCATGGTGCAATCAACAGTAACCGCAAGTATTACTAAGCTATGAGATTCAGTGCAATGCAAGAAACAGTGAGTTTCAGACAGAAACGACCGTGCTTCATGCACACCATGCTTTCTAAATTTTACATTTCGTGCTTGGAACAATAGTCTGAAAGCAAGGTAACAAGTTTGAGAATCCCGATACATGCATCAGCGCTCTCTCTATGTTCAGCCGTGTACCCAGTGCCCACTCCACGTTTGTCTCGTGGGAATTACTACGGCTACACGTAGCCCAGCCTCTCTCTCGACCCTTGGAAGGAGATGAAATCAATAGGTCAGATTAGGAATCACGGTTCCTGCGTTTATCGTCACGAGCCACTTTTGCCGGGTAGCCTTCCTTTGACTGGTACTAAGCTCGGCGAAAGATAAAAGAGAGCGAAAGAAACTCGCACGCGGGAGTTTCGGAAGACGTGCAATGCTAGGAGAGCGCCGAAAATATTAAGCTCCTCACGCGTGTcgtgtcctccgagtctcgTCTATTTCTCGGGCTATTTTATCACCCGCctaaattagagactactcgcagttTAATGTGGCCCAAGAACGTGGAATTTTCTTTTGATGTTAAATGTTATTTCCCACTGTTAGATAAGACCATtagtttttctttattgccTCAAAATATTATCTCCACTTTGTTTGGTTCCTTGCCGTTTGGTTGCAGTTGAGAAACTAGAACTGAAGTCCGAAAGTCCACATTAGCTCCCTGAAGAGATCGAGGTGTTCCGCCACTACTTGCATTTGACATCAGTGATATCTTGTCTTCTTGTTATACATTAACAAAAGCCAGCTGATACTAAAGTTTTGTGTTTTTAACAATGTTTTTCCAAAGTTGATATTGAGAACAGTAGTGCCGTTTTACAACCACATTCTCTCACTTTCTAAATTCATTTCAGTCCtgcggcccgtttctcgaaagtc
Protein-coding sequences here:
- the LOC136915685 gene encoding heat shock 70 kDa protein 14-like — its product is MVASLGVHLGGTSASLALCEDGRTEIIANDVGDRVTPALVACVGREKTVGLPAKHGLIRNSKNTMARASKLIGLRFSDDAVQQEVEMCECKIIEKDGEPFFEVEMNEKPIYFSPKDVLKIIFDKLLEIAQANGGNDIDEAVITVPFHFNDKQRTATREAAEDAGFNVLRVISQPAAAALAYEIGQNDRTIRRTVLVYRLGGTSCDVTVIAVNGGMYRVVAVENDASLGGIKFDELLAQHLASEFKKQWQQDVTGNTRAMAKLKASAETCKHVLSSRDTATCAIESLYGGVDLNSKVSRARFESLCLSLFQQSLAAIDRVLIKARVSKENIDQVILVGGSARIPRIQQLVQEYFVDKEVLHSINPDGVLAYGAAIQASLLQGREDELNNDEDEVECTSKTISVELDDSESLMCPIIHKYSPIPTRTTHTFTTAADNQETVRLCVYEVEEEDIPGGCGRNLVAKVVLEGIPPMAKGQANIVGTFHVRRDGSLHIHLVETTSQKSADMTVDSI
- the LOC136915687 gene encoding octopamine receptor beta-2R-like: MEVNNTSTESPCNSTTSHNDVYDKRFLIVIISVYVIIIVTAICGNLLVCLAISLNRRLRKTTNYFIFSLAISDLLTASFSMPFDVQVLLKPLGWNHGEFVCNFWTFAYLIAAPTSILNLMAVSIDRYQAISSPLRYYDKMRPRRAMAIIAAIWLYSFAFTVAGMAGWPYYEQSVRDGMCYFNISPYYSVVSSAMNFIFPTMVMCVIYFKIYLIARAHAQRLVQHEVPVTTAATSCSNEDSGTMTSEKKRLKRNIKAAKTIAIIVSTFLLCWVPFTLVSTITSLCQYCIALLPEVFNSLLVVAYMNSALNPILYSFLNREFRDAFKKLLRIQSKPRYT